One window from the genome of Paracoccus marcusii encodes:
- a CDS encoding aspartate kinase, producing MPLLVMKFGGTSVADLDRIKNAARKVQREVERGYDVIVIVSAMSGKTNELVGWVEQTSPLFDAREYDAVVSSGENVTAGLMSLTLQEMGVPARSWQGWQVPINTTAAYSAARFVDIPRKNLDQKFAEGFKVAVVAGFQGLSPEGRITTLGRGGSDTTAVAFAAAFDAERCDIYTDVDGVYTTDPRITSRARKLPRIAFEEMLELASLGAKVLQTRSVELAMRYKVRLRVLSSFEDTDENSGTLICDEDEIMESKVVNGVASSRDEAKITLVTVEDRPGISAAIFAPLADAGVNVDMIVQNISEKDYDDHPGSVTDMTFSVPINQVERAKRAMEEARQAGHIAYDELVVDTEVAKVSVVGIGMRSHAGVAARMFKALADENVNIKVISTSEIKISVLIDRKYMELAVQALHDAFELEKA from the coding sequence ATGCCGCTTCTGGTAATGAAATTCGGCGGCACCTCGGTGGCCGATCTGGACCGGATCAAGAACGCCGCCCGCAAGGTGCAGCGCGAGGTCGAGCGGGGCTATGACGTGATCGTCATCGTCAGCGCCATGTCCGGCAAGACGAACGAACTGGTCGGATGGGTCGAACAGACCTCTCCGCTGTTTGACGCGCGCGAATACGACGCGGTGGTCAGTTCCGGAGAGAACGTGACCGCGGGCCTGATGTCCCTGACCCTGCAGGAGATGGGCGTGCCTGCACGCAGCTGGCAGGGCTGGCAGGTGCCGATCAACACGACCGCCGCCTATTCGGCCGCGCGCTTCGTGGACATCCCGCGCAAGAACCTGGACCAGAAGTTCGCCGAAGGCTTCAAGGTCGCCGTGGTCGCGGGCTTTCAGGGCCTGTCGCCCGAAGGCCGCATCACCACGCTTGGCCGCGGCGGATCGGACACGACCGCGGTGGCGTTCGCCGCCGCCTTCGATGCGGAACGCTGCGACATCTATACCGACGTGGACGGGGTCTATACCACCGATCCGCGCATCACGTCGCGCGCGCGCAAGCTGCCCCGCATCGCCTTCGAGGAGATGCTGGAGCTGGCATCCCTCGGCGCCAAGGTGCTGCAGACGCGGTCGGTCGAGCTTGCGATGCGCTACAAGGTGCGCCTGCGGGTGCTGTCCTCGTTCGAGGATACCGACGAAAATTCCGGCACGCTGATCTGCGATGAGGATGAAATCATGGAATCGAAAGTCGTCAACGGTGTCGCCTCGTCGCGCGACGAGGCCAAGATCACCTTGGTCACGGTCGAGGACCGTCCAGGCATCTCGGCCGCGATCTTCGCGCCGCTTGCCGATGCGGGCGTGAACGTCGACATGATCGTTCAGAACATCTCGGAAAAGGACTATGACGATCACCCGGGTTCGGTGACCGACATGACCTTTTCCGTGCCGATCAACCAGGTCGAGCGCGCCAAGCGTGCGATGGAGGAGGCCCGCCAGGCCGGCCACATCGCCTATGACGAACTGGTCGTCGACACCGAGGTCGCCAAGGTGTCCGTCGTCGGCATCGGCATGCGCAGCCATGCGGGCGTCGCCGCCCGCATGTTCAAGGCGCTGGCCGATGAAAACGTCAACATCAAGGTCATCTCCACCTCCGAGATCAAGATTTCGGTGCTGATCGATCGGAAATACATGGAACTGGCCGTGCAGGCGCTGCATGATGCCTTCGAACTGGAGAAGGCATAA
- a CDS encoding 3-deoxy-D-manno-octulosonic acid transferase: MIYDATTRIAEAALCLRARLGGSRALRERLVYTGAPGPAAIWLHAASVGELTSARVVIEALAARHPLTVTTNSETGRALAQDWGLPARLAPLDLPGALTRFLDAARPTLAITVEGEFWPLRSRLLAERGIRQAMIGARMSERSAGTWARFPRIIEPMLGRVAALSAQDQGSEARLLNLGLPHRALLPRLDLKLLAPAAQPVPPDSAARDRVILAASTHEGEDGPVLDAFAALRDARPDLRLILAPRHPDRGDAIAALIAARGLSFARRSAGADDAPSGGVLLADTLGEMARWYARAGICIIGGSLQDHGGHTPWEPAAHGCALIHGPHVGNFVEAFDALDGHGAARPAGDLMATLSRLTDTPDEARAMGRAARAVLVDRAGDPAALIARLDDLARAPGGPDIGII, from the coding sequence ATGATCTATGACGCCACGACCCGCATCGCCGAGGCCGCGCTGTGCCTGCGCGCGCGGTTGGGCGGATCGCGGGCGCTGCGCGAGCGTCTGGTCTACACGGGCGCGCCCGGCCCCGCCGCGATCTGGCTGCATGCCGCATCCGTCGGAGAGCTGACCTCGGCCCGCGTGGTGATCGAGGCACTGGCCGCGCGCCACCCCCTGACGGTCACCACCAACAGCGAGACGGGCCGCGCACTGGCGCAGGACTGGGGCCTGCCCGCGCGGCTGGCGCCCCTTGACCTACCCGGCGCGCTGACGCGCTTCCTGGATGCCGCGCGCCCCACGCTGGCGATCACCGTCGAGGGAGAGTTCTGGCCGCTGCGGTCGCGCCTGCTGGCCGAACGCGGCATCCGCCAGGCGATGATTGGGGCGCGCATGTCGGAACGGTCGGCGGGCACCTGGGCGCGGTTTCCGCGCATCATCGAGCCGATGCTGGGACGCGTCGCGGCCCTGTCGGCGCAGGATCAAGGCAGCGAGGCGCGCCTTCTGAACCTGGGCCTGCCGCACCGCGCGCTGCTGCCGCGGCTGGACCTCAAGCTGCTGGCCCCTGCGGCGCAGCCCGTGCCCCCGGACAGTGCGGCCCGCGACCGGGTGATCCTGGCGGCATCGACGCATGAGGGCGAGGACGGGCCGGTGCTGGACGCCTTTGCCGCGCTGCGGGATGCCCGGCCCGACCTGCGCCTGATCCTGGCGCCGCGCCATCCCGACCGGGGGGATGCCATCGCGGCACTGATCGCGGCGCGCGGCCTGTCCTTCGCGCGCCGCAGCGCGGGCGCGGACGATGCGCCGTCAGGCGGCGTGCTGTTGGCCGACACCTTGGGAGAGATGGCGCGCTGGTACGCGCGCGCCGGGATCTGCATCATCGGCGGCAGCCTGCAGGACCATGGCGGCCACACCCCGTGGGAGCCCGCGGCCCATGGCTGCGCGCTGATCCACGGCCCCCATGTCGGCAACTTCGTCGAGGCCTTCGATGCGCTGGACGGGCACGGCGCGGCGCGACCCGCGGGCGATCTGATGGCGACCCTGTCGCGGCTGACCGACACGCCCGACGAGGCCCGTGCGATGGGCCGCGCGGCGCGGGCCGTGCTGGTGGACCGGGCGGGCGATCCTGCGGCGCTGATCGCGCGGCTGGACGATCTTGCACGCGCCCCCGGCGGACCCGATATAGGGATCATCTGA
- a CDS encoding DUF1178 family protein — translation MIRYALRCDQGHDFDGWFRSSDGFEAMRDAGQVGCAVCGATKVDRALMAPAVSDKTLTAPRNPAEAALQALRRKIETSSDYVGLSFAEEARAMHEGTRPARAIHGEARPEDARKLIEDGVPVAPLPFVPRPKTN, via the coding sequence ATGATCCGCTATGCCTTGCGCTGCGACCAGGGGCATGATTTCGACGGCTGGTTCCGGTCCTCGGACGGGTTCGAGGCGATGCGCGATGCGGGTCAGGTCGGCTGCGCGGTCTGCGGCGCCACCAAGGTCGACCGGGCGCTGATGGCCCCGGCGGTCAGCGACAAGACCCTGACCGCCCCCCGCAACCCCGCCGAGGCCGCCTTGCAGGCGCTGCGCCGCAAGATCGAGACCAGCTCCGACTATGTCGGCCTGTCCTTCGCCGAGGAGGCCCGCGCGATGCACGAGGGCACGCGGCCCGCCCGCGCCATCCATGGAGAGGCCCGCCCCGAGGATGCGCGCAAGCTGATCGAGGACGGCGTTCCCGTGGCCCCCCTGCCCTTCGTCCCGCGTCCCAAGACGAACTAG
- a CDS encoding glucan biosynthesis protein → MAVPAQAQAPAEGVDPAAFGPPAPQPFDFEQVATLAQERSARLYVQPVAELVGSFANLDYDQYRGIRFRRDQDPLAGNATFRVDLLSPGSIFYEPVQINLVRDGVTRPIPFDPALLEFDERYFPNGPDLNTIGNMGWSGFRMRTPLNRPGVMDEFIVFQGASYFRAVARGTLYGLSARGLAIKTGSPDGEEFPLFTDFWIVEPKPGAESVRIYAILDSKSVAAAFQFDVTPGAVTMVRTRVALFPRVDLRETGLAPLTSMFWFSPASRRVVDDYRPACHDSDGLQMQTGAGQSLWRGLMSPRNLQISSFVDTDPRGFGLVQRPRDFETYQDAEAMYHLRPSAWIEPEGDWGAGEVRLIEIPVENEFNDNIVSYWLPSDTIPGGERTEFRYRLSFAGLPPSNLPLAKVRQVRSGRSINVETTRSYIIDFDLGMFRETLPNYQVSASEGRIAHAYLKPLPEQGVLRLAFEFEPGRTQLSELSALLTDPDGLALSETWLTRWTA, encoded by the coding sequence ATGGCGGTCCCGGCACAGGCCCAGGCGCCTGCCGAAGGCGTGGACCCCGCAGCCTTCGGGCCCCCTGCCCCGCAGCCCTTCGACTTTGAACAGGTCGCGACTCTGGCGCAGGAGCGGTCCGCGCGCCTTTACGTCCAGCCGGTCGCGGAACTGGTCGGCAGCTTTGCCAACCTGGACTATGACCAGTATCGCGGCATCCGTTTCCGCCGCGACCAGGACCCGCTGGCGGGCAACGCGACCTTCCGGGTGGACCTGCTGTCGCCCGGTTCGATCTTTTATGAACCGGTGCAGATCAACCTGGTCCGCGACGGCGTCACCCGGCCGATCCCGTTCGACCCGGCGCTGCTGGAATTCGACGAACGCTATTTCCCCAACGGCCCGGACCTAAACACGATCGGCAACATGGGCTGGTCCGGGTTCCGGATGCGCACGCCACTGAACCGCCCCGGCGTCATGGACGAGTTCATCGTCTTTCAGGGCGCCAGCTATTTCCGCGCGGTGGCGCGCGGCACGTTGTACGGCCTGTCCGCGCGCGGCCTGGCCATCAAGACCGGCAGCCCCGACGGCGAGGAATTCCCGCTGTTCACCGACTTCTGGATCGTCGAGCCCAAGCCCGGCGCGGAAAGCGTCCGCATCTATGCGATCCTGGACAGCAAGTCGGTCGCGGCGGCGTTCCAGTTCGACGTGACGCCCGGCGCGGTGACCATGGTGCGGACCCGCGTCGCGCTGTTCCCGCGCGTCGATCTGCGCGAGACGGGCCTGGCGCCGCTGACGTCGATGTTCTGGTTCAGCCCGGCCAGCCGCCGGGTCGTCGACGACTATCGCCCCGCCTGCCACGACAGCGACGGGCTGCAGATGCAGACCGGTGCGGGCCAGTCGCTGTGGCGCGGGCTGATGTCGCCGCGCAACCTGCAGATCAGCAGTTTCGTCGACACCGATCCGCGCGGCTTTGGCCTGGTCCAGCGGCCCCGCGACTTCGAGACCTATCAGGATGCCGAGGCGATGTACCATCTGCGTCCCTCTGCCTGGATCGAGCCCGAGGGCGATTGGGGCGCGGGCGAGGTGCGCCTGATCGAGATCCCGGTCGAGAACGAGTTCAACGACAACATCGTCAGCTACTGGCTGCCCTCCGACACGATCCCCGGCGGAGAGCGGACCGAGTTCCGCTATCGCCTCAGCTTTGCGGGTCTGCCGCCCAGCAACCTGCCGTTGGCCAAGGTCCGGCAGGTGCGGTCCGGCCGGTCGATCAATGTCGAGACGACGCGCAGCTATATCATCGATTTCGATCTTGGCATGTTCCGCGAGACGCTGCCCAACTATCAGGTCAGCGCGTCCGAGGGCCGGATCGCGCATGCCTAT
- a CDS encoding TolC family outer membrane protein, whose protein sequence is MTPLARFAGGALLALAAALPARAESLADTMVAAYRHSALIEQNRAVLRAADEDVAASVAALRPVVEWVARQSASRTEGGTTVRSTSLSLGAQLTLYDFGRSQLAIDGAKEQVLATRQALVGVEQDILLAATVAYFDVREAIQQVGLQENSVDVLSSERQAAQDRFDVGEITVTDVALADAQLAATRAALAAANGQLEIAREAYLAVTGRQPGRLDAPPPLPNLPATLDEARQIAQRTHPAIGQSQRQAAAAEIGVAAAAAERNPTLSGTASVGVTRAPEASLGGRYGSRNSSSVGLELSQTLYSGGRLSAAHRRAMAQRDQARSALLNTARQISQQVGETWANIAVARAQITAINQQISAAQQAYDGVREEALLGARTTLDVLDAEQSLLEARADRISAESNLQLAHYQLLAAMGLLTVENLQLGIPTYDPSQYYNAVRDAPATSKQGESLDRVLRAIGRN, encoded by the coding sequence GTGACCCCGCTTGCGCGGTTCGCGGGGGGTGCGCTGCTGGCCTTGGCCGCGGCACTGCCCGCCCGCGCCGAATCGTTGGCCGACACCATGGTGGCGGCCTATCGCCATTCGGCGCTGATCGAACAGAACCGCGCCGTCCTGCGCGCCGCCGACGAGGATGTCGCGGCCTCCGTCGCGGCGCTGCGCCCGGTCGTCGAATGGGTCGCGCGCCAGTCCGCCTCGCGGACCGAGGGGGGCACGACCGTGCGCTCGACCTCGCTGTCCCTTGGCGCGCAGCTGACGCTTTATGATTTCGGACGCTCGCAGCTGGCCATCGACGGGGCCAAGGAGCAGGTCCTGGCTACGCGACAGGCGCTGGTGGGGGTCGAACAGGACATCCTGCTGGCCGCGACCGTCGCCTATTTCGACGTGCGCGAGGCCATCCAGCAGGTCGGGCTGCAGGAAAACTCGGTCGACGTCCTGTCCAGCGAACGCCAGGCCGCGCAGGACCGATTCGACGTGGGCGAGATCACCGTGACCGACGTGGCGCTGGCCGATGCGCAGCTGGCGGCGACCCGTGCCGCGCTGGCTGCCGCCAACGGCCAGCTGGAGATCGCGCGCGAGGCCTATCTGGCCGTGACCGGCCGCCAGCCGGGTCGCCTGGACGCGCCGCCGCCGCTGCCCAACCTGCCCGCCACCCTGGACGAGGCACGCCAGATCGCGCAGCGCACCCACCCCGCAATCGGTCAGTCGCAACGCCAGGCCGCCGCGGCCGAGATCGGCGTGGCCGCCGCCGCCGCCGAACGCAACCCGACCCTGTCGGGCACGGCCAGCGTCGGCGTGACCCGCGCGCCCGAAGCCAGCCTGGGCGGCCGCTATGGCAGCCGCAATTCGTCGTCTGTGGGGTTGGAACTGAGCCAGACCCTCTATTCGGGCGGGCGCCTGTCGGCCGCGCATCGCCGCGCGATGGCACAGCGCGACCAGGCACGTTCGGCACTGCTGAACACCGCGCGCCAGATCAGCCAGCAGGTCGGAGAGACCTGGGCGAACATCGCTGTCGCCCGCGCGCAGATCACCGCGATCAACCAGCAGATCTCGGCCGCGCAGCAGGCCTATGACGGCGTCCGCGAGGAGGCGCTGCTGGGTGCGCGGACCACGCTGGACGTGCTGGACGCCGAACAATCGCTGCTGGAGGCGCGGGCCGACCGGATTTCCGCGGAATCGAATCTGCAGTTAGCTCATTATCAACTTCTGGCTGCTATGGGTCTGTTGACGGTAGAAAACCTGCAACTGGGGATACCCACCTATGACCCATCGCAATATTACAACGCTGTGCGGGACGCGCCCGCAACCAGCAAGCAGGGCGAAAGCCTGGACCGCGTGCTGCGCGCCATCGGCCGGAACTGA
- a CDS encoding protein-L-isoaspartate O-methyltransferase family protein produces MSDFAARRTTMVDTQVRTSDVTKFPVIDAMLTIPREEFVPASRRSVAYSGENLDIGHGRVLLEPRTLAKMVDALDIQPDELVLDLACGYGYSAAVMARMAEAVVAIEDDAELASEAEQRLSEAGIDNVAVLHAPLTEGAPKQGPYDVILIEGAVQDIPAAIVEQLREGGRVAALFVEGALGVARIGTRQNGQLSWRYSFNAKAPMLPGFGLQRGFAL; encoded by the coding sequence ATGAGCGATTTCGCCGCGCGCCGCACGACGATGGTGGATACGCAGGTGCGCACCAGTGACGTCACCAAGTTCCCGGTGATCGACGCGATGCTGACCATTCCGCGCGAGGAGTTCGTTCCCGCCAGCCGCCGCTCTGTCGCCTATTCCGGCGAGAACCTGGACATCGGCCACGGCCGCGTCCTTCTGGAGCCGCGGACCTTGGCCAAGATGGTCGATGCGCTGGACATCCAGCCCGACGAGCTGGTCCTGGACCTGGCCTGCGGCTATGGCTACTCCGCCGCCGTCATGGCCCGCATGGCCGAGGCCGTCGTCGCGATCGAGGACGACGCGGAACTGGCCTCCGAGGCCGAACAGCGCCTGTCGGAGGCGGGCATCGACAACGTCGCCGTCCTGCACGCCCCCCTGACCGAAGGCGCGCCCAAGCAGGGGCCCTATGACGTGATCCTGATCGAGGGCGCGGTCCAGGACATCCCCGCCGCCATCGTCGAGCAGCTGCGCGAGGGCGGCCGCGTCGCCGCCCTGTTCGTCGAGGGCGCGCTGGGCGTCGCCCGGATCGGCACCCGGCAGAACGGCCAGCTCAGCTGGCGTTATTCGTTCAACGCCAAGGCTCCGATGCTGCCCGGGTTCGGCCTGCAACGCGGGTTCGCATTGTGA
- the ptsP gene encoding phosphoenolpyruvate--protein phosphotransferase, which translates to MQDRTDSDSRKLLKRLKEILAAAGGGQDRLDQITHHIADSMGTEVCSIYLFRDADTLELCATEGLRPEAVHQTRLRLGEGLVGRVARTGRNVNTANAPAQPGFRFMPETGEEVFPAFLGVPIQRVGERLGVLVVQCATARQFSEDEVYGLEVVAMVLAEMTELGAFQGSQSDSLPLAHRFPLLVRGATGQEGVAEGRVWLHEARVVIANPVGDDPDKELARLHEGVETLRETVDRMLGAVDMGDGDHAAVLETYRMFAHSRSWLKRMEEDIRLGLSAEAAVEKEQSGARARLEMAADPYLRDRLHDLDDLSNRLLRILTGQGHDTGAEMPERPILVARNIGPAELLEYGRRLKGVVLEEGSVGSHAAIVARALAIPLVIHATRITTEALNGDPILVDGDQGVVHLRPEETVHKAFLDKIAMQAEAQDRYADLRDQPATGTCGTTIQMFMNAGLMADLPSLEGSGAEGVGLFRTELQFLVRSHVPRRAELAGLYARVMDNAQGKPVMFRTLDIGSDKVLPYMKPQDEPNPAMGWRAIRVGLDKRGVLRMQLQALIRASVGRPLHVMFPFIADITEYEAAHRILMQEMAREQRLGHSMPSDIRVGAMLETPSLAFAPKRFFEMCDFISIGGNDLKQFFFAADRENERVRRRYDTLNVSFLSMLRQIIARCADARVPLSFCGEDAGRPVEALVFAALGIHRLSMRPASIGPVKHLIRRISIVELARVIEEAEAEGLTSVRGPVTAWLARQ; encoded by the coding sequence ATGCAGGATCGCACCGACAGCGACTCTCGCAAGCTGCTGAAGCGGCTCAAGGAAATCTTGGCCGCGGCGGGCGGTGGGCAGGATCGGCTTGACCAGATCACCCACCACATCGCCGATTCGATGGGCACCGAGGTCTGCTCGATCTATCTGTTCCGCGATGCCGACACGCTGGAACTGTGCGCGACCGAAGGGCTGCGCCCCGAGGCCGTCCACCAGACCCGGCTGCGCCTGGGCGAGGGTCTGGTCGGCCGCGTCGCCCGAACCGGGCGCAACGTGAACACCGCGAACGCCCCCGCCCAGCCCGGCTTCCGCTTTATGCCCGAGACCGGCGAAGAGGTCTTTCCCGCCTTCCTGGGCGTGCCGATCCAGCGGGTCGGGGAACGGCTTGGCGTCCTGGTCGTGCAATGCGCGACCGCCCGGCAGTTCTCCGAGGACGAGGTCTATGGCCTGGAGGTCGTGGCCATGGTCCTGGCCGAGATGACCGAACTGGGCGCGTTCCAGGGCAGCCAGTCGGACAGCCTGCCGCTGGCGCACCGCTTTCCGCTTCTGGTGCGCGGCGCCACCGGCCAGGAGGGCGTGGCCGAGGGGCGCGTCTGGCTGCACGAGGCGCGCGTGGTCATCGCCAACCCGGTCGGCGACGACCCCGACAAGGAGCTGGCCCGCCTGCACGAGGGCGTGGAGACCCTGCGCGAGACGGTCGACAGGATGCTGGGCGCGGTCGACATGGGCGACGGCGATCATGCCGCGGTCCTGGAGACCTATCGGATGTTCGCCCATTCGCGCAGTTGGCTGAAGCGCATGGAGGAGGACATCCGCCTTGGCCTTTCGGCCGAGGCCGCGGTGGAGAAGGAGCAGTCCGGCGCCCGCGCCCGGCTGGAGATGGCCGCCGACCCCTATCTGCGCGATCGCCTGCACGATCTGGACGACCTGTCCAACCGCCTGCTGCGCATCCTGACCGGACAGGGACACGACACCGGCGCCGAGATGCCCGAACGCCCGATCCTGGTCGCCCGCAACATCGGCCCGGCCGAGCTGCTGGAATACGGGCGTCGGCTGAAGGGCGTCGTGCTGGAGGAGGGATCGGTCGGCAGCCACGCGGCCATCGTCGCCCGCGCGCTGGCCATTCCGCTGGTCATCCACGCCACCCGCATCACCACCGAGGCGCTGAACGGCGACCCGATCCTGGTCGACGGCGATCAGGGCGTCGTCCACCTGCGCCCCGAGGAGACCGTTCACAAGGCGTTCCTGGACAAGATCGCCATGCAGGCCGAGGCGCAGGACCGCTATGCCGACCTGCGCGACCAGCCCGCCACGGGCACCTGCGGCACCACCATCCAGATGTTCATGAACGCGGGCCTGATGGCCGACCTGCCCTCGCTGGAGGGGTCGGGCGCCGAGGGGGTTGGCCTGTTCCGGACCGAACTGCAGTTCCTGGTCCGCAGCCACGTCCCCCGGCGCGCCGAGCTGGCCGGTCTGTATGCGCGCGTCATGGACAACGCCCAAGGCAAGCCGGTGATGTTCCGCACGCTGGACATCGGGTCGGACAAGGTTCTGCCCTACATGAAGCCGCAGGACGAACCGAACCCCGCGATGGGGTGGCGCGCGATCCGCGTGGGGCTGGACAAGCGCGGCGTGCTGCGGATGCAGCTGCAGGCCCTGATCCGCGCCAGCGTGGGCCGGCCCCTGCACGTCATGTTCCCCTTCATCGCGGACATCACGGAATACGAGGCCGCACACCGCATCCTGATGCAGGAGATGGCGCGCGAACAGCGCCTGGGGCATTCCATGCCCAGCGACATCCGCGTCGGCGCCATGCTGGAGACGCCGTCGCTGGCCTTCGCACCCAAGCGGTTTTTCGAGATGTGCGACTTCATCTCGATCGGCGGCAACGACCTGAAGCAGTTCTTCTTTGCCGCCGACCGCGAGAACGAGCGGGTCCGCCGCCGCTATGACACGCTGAACGTGTCGTTCCTGTCGATGCTGCGCCAGATCATCGCGCGCTGCGCCGATGCCCGCGTGCCGCTGTCATTTTGCGGCGAGGATGCCGGGCGGCCGGTCGAGGCGCTGGTCTTTGCGGCCCTGGGCATCCACCGCCTGTCGATGCGGCCGGCGTCGATCGGACCGGTCAAGCACCTCATCCGGCGCATCAGCATCGTCGAGCTGGCCCGCGTCATCGAGGAGGCCGAGGCCGAGGGCCTGACCAGCGTGCGCGGCCCCGTGACGGCCTGGCTGGCACGACAATGA